The Thermostichus vulcanus str. 'Rupite' genome window below encodes:
- a CDS encoding pentapeptide repeat-containing protein translates to MNLKVPAILALLTTAAVASTAAATTYNSCFMRYLMASKTCASCRMGSITLSNLDLTEANFSGSDMIEANFERTTLIGADLSQSYLVGANLRRAKLSEANLSGAYLEGADLRGADLRGADLSSASLYGADLRGADLRDANLVGADLRFTRTWGARMQGAITQ, encoded by the coding sequence ATGAATCTGAAAGTTCCCGCCATCCTGGCACTGCTTACTACGGCAGCTGTGGCCTCTACGGCGGCAGCCACCACCTATAACTCCTGCTTCATGCGCTATCTGATGGCTTCCAAAACCTGCGCCAGCTGTCGTATGGGATCCATTACCCTGAGCAATCTGGATCTCACGGAAGCCAACTTCAGCGGCTCCGACATGATTGAAGCCAACTTTGAGCGAACCACCTTGATCGGCGCCGATCTGAGCCAGTCCTACTTGGTAGGGGCAAACTTGCGTCGGGCCAAATTGAGTGAGGCCAACCTGAGTGGTGCCTACCTGGAGGGTGCAGATTTGCGTGGGGCGGATCTGCGTGGGGCTGACCTGTCTTCTGCTTCTTTGTATGGGGCAGATCTACGTGGGGCCGACTTGCGCGATGCCAATTTGGTGGGGGCTGACCTGCGTTTTACCCGTACTTGGGGTGCTCGTATGCAGGGTGCGATTACTCAATAA